From the genome of Argentina anserina chromosome 4, drPotAnse1.1, whole genome shotgun sequence, one region includes:
- the LOC126791040 gene encoding adagio protein 1 codes for MEWDSNSDLSAEEEEEEEDEEEVSSSFFNDDEAAGMGPLPFPVENLLHTAPCGFVVTDAIDPDHPIIYVNTVFEMVTGYRAEEVLGRNCRFLQYRGPFAKRRHPLVDSAVVSEIKRCMKEGMEFQGELLNFRKDGSPMMNRLRLTPIYGDDDMISHVIGIQFFTEADIDLGPVPGTTIKESAKSYDRFHACLSAFRPGLPVGERNICRGVCGILQLSDEVIAMKILSKLTPRDIASVGSVCRRLYELTKNEDLWRVVCQNAWGSETTRVLQAVPGAKRLGWGRLARELTTLEAATWRKVTVGGAVEPSRCNFSACAVGNRVVLFGGEGVNMEPMNDTFVLDLNDSNPEWQHVQVSSPPPGRWGHTLSCVNGSHLVVFGGCGTQGLLNDVFVLDLDAKPPTWREISGLAPPLPRSWHSSCTLDGTKLIVSGGCADSGVLLSDTFLLDLSMEKPIWREIPVAWKPPSRLGHTLSVYGGRKILMFGGLAKSGPLRFRSSDVFTMDLGEDEPCWRCVTGGGMPGSGNPGGMAPPPRLDHVAVSLPGGRILIFGGSVAGLHSASQLYLLDPTDEKPTWRILNVPGRPPRFAWGHSTCVVGGTRAIVLGGQTGEDWMLSELHELSLANSVV; via the exons ATGGAGTGGGACAGCAATTCGGATCTGAGCgccgaggaggaggaggaggaggaggacgaGGAAGAGGTCAGCTCCTCCTTCTTCAACGACGACGAGGCCGCGGGTATGGGCCCGCTTCCTTTCCCCGTCGAGAATTTGCTCCACACGGCGCCGTGCGGCTTCGTCGTCACGGACGCCATCGACCCTGATCATCCCATCATCTACGTCAACACCGTGTTCGAAATGGTCACCGGCTACCGCGCCGAGGAGGTCCTCGGCCGCAACTG CCGATTTTTGCAATATAGAGGGCCATTTGCCAAAAGAAGGCACCCACTAGTTGATTCTGCAGTAGTGTCAGAAATCAAACGATGTATGAAGGAAGGCATGGAATTCCAAGGAGAGTTGTTAAACTTTAGAAAAGATGGTTCTCCAATGATGAATAGGTTGCGGCTGACACCTATatatggagatgatgatatgATAAGCCACGTCATTGGAATTCAGTTTTTCACAGAGGCAGATATTGATCTAGGTCCAGTGCCTGGTACAACCATCAAGGAGTCCGCAAAGTCTTATGATCGGTTTCATGCTTGTCTTTCCGCTTTTCGTCCTGGACTGCCTGTGGGCGAGCGAAATATTTGTCGTGGAGTTTGTGGGATATTGCAATTAAGTGATGAGGTTATTGCTATGAAGATTTTATCTAAGTTGACGCCTAGAGACATTGCCTCTGTGGGTTCAGTCTGTAGGCGACTCTATGAGCTTACAAAGAATGAGGACCTTTGGAGAGTTGTCTGCCAGAACGCATGGGGTAGTGAAACAACCCGTGTTTTACAGGCTGTGCCTGGTGCGAAGAGGCTAGGTTGGGGTAGGCTGGCACGTGAACTGACCACTCTTGAAGCAGCAACATGGAGAAAGGTCACTGTCGGAGGTGCTGTGGAACCCTCACGCTGTAACTTTAGTGCATGTGCAGTTGGTAATCGTGTTGTTCTTTTTGGTGGCGAAGGCGTTAACATGGAACCAATGAATGACACCTTCGTATTAGATCTAAATGACAGTAACCCAGAATGGCAGCATGTCCAAGTGAGCTCCCCTCCTCCTGGTCGTTGGGGCCATACACTTTCTTGTGTGAATGGGTCACATTTGGTGGTATTTGGAGGCTGTGGTACGCAAGGCTTGCTAAATGATGTTTTTGTACTGGATTTGGATGCAAAACCTCCAACATGGCGTGAAATATCTGGCTTGGCTCCTCCTCTTCCAAGATCATGGCACAGTTCCTGCACTCTTGATGGCACCAAGTTAATAGTTTCAGGTGGTTGTGCAGACTCTGGAGTCCTTCTCAGCGATACCTTTTTGCTTGATCTCTCGATGGAAAAACCTATCTGGAGAGAGATTCCAGTAGCATGGAAGCCCCCTTCCAGATTAGGTCACACCCTGTCTGTATATGGTGGTAGGAAAATATTAATGTTTGGGGGTCTTGCCAAGAGTGGGCCACTTCGGTTTCGTTCGAGTGATGTATTTACAATGGACCTTGGTGAGGATGAACCCTGCTGGAGGTGTGTCACTGGGGGTGGAATGCCCGGTTCTGGAAATCCAGGAGGAATGGCTCCTCCTCCTAGACTGGATCATGTTGCTGTGAGTCTCCCAGGTGGAAGAATTTTGATCTTTGGTGGGTCTGTTGCTGGTCTTCACTCTGCTTCACAACTTTATCTACTGGATCCAACTGATGAGAAACCTACATGGAGAATATTAAATGTACCTGGGCGGCCCCCAAGATTCGCCTGGGGACATAGCACATGTGTTGTTGGGGGGACAAGGGCAATTGTCCTTGGTGGTCAAACTGGAGAAGACTGGATGTTAAGTGAGCTTCATGAACTTTCACTAGCAAACTCGGTAGTCTGA
- the LOC126792101 gene encoding uncharacterized protein LOC126792101, which translates to MANIKGFEVVYSKDEDNMSIYSACSEDDSSEEYELEYVSEEEDDNSRKVYLLQVENWGNDNVEEVSSYGVKPEVKEVLLSQEERHTKIVSTSRFSNDMEVGLKFPGYKMYHLHAFVDTGSAIPQYKEEDHNEFKKDIAYLLEKGLIRSSNNPHHAPAFYVRNHAKQVRGKERMVIDYRDVNRKTIKDGYQIAKARVLINRLKRAKVFSKFDVKSRFLQIKMHPDSISLIAFGTLQEHYEWLVM; encoded by the exons ATGGCCAACATAAAAGGGTTTGAAGTAGTCTATTCAAAAGATGAAGACAACATGTCTATCTACTCGGCTTGTTCAGAAGATGATTCGTCAGAAGAATATGAGTTAGAATATGtgtcagaagaagaagacgataACTCTAGAAAGGTTTATCTCCTTCAGGTTGAAAATTGGGGAAATGATAATGTAGAAGAAGTCTCTTCTTATGGTGTGAAACCCG AGGTAAAAGAAGTTTTACTATCTCAAGAAGAGCGTCATACAAAAATAGTCTCTACAAGTAGATTCAGTAACGACATGGAAGTTGGATTAAAATTTCCTGGATACAAAATGTATCATCTCCATGCATTTGTAGATACAGGATCAG CGATTCCTCAGTATAAGGAAGAAGATCATAATGAATTCAAAAAGGATATAGCATATCTCTTAGAAAAGGGATTAATAAGGTCATCAAACAACCCTCATCATGCTCCTGCTTTCTACGTAAGAAACCATGCAAAACAAGTTCGTGGAAAGGAAAGAATGGTAATAGATTATAGAGATGTCAATAGGAAGACTATCAAAGATGGTTACCAAATCGCAAAAGCAAGAGTTTTGATTAATAGGCTCAAAAGAGCaaaagtattttcaaagtttgATGTTAAGTCTAGATTTTTGCAAATCAAAATGCATCCAGATAGTATCTCTCTTATTGCATTCGGAACTCTACAAGAACATTATGAATGGTTAGTAATGTGA